One Fusarium oxysporum f. sp. lycopersici 4287 chromosome 8, whole genome shotgun sequence genomic region harbors:
- a CDS encoding hypothetical protein (At least one base has a quality score < 10), whose translation MSLPSAAIIGSTGLVGSNILSTLLASETYNPVHTITRRAPKATSPHLNAIVDADTAKWAELLTGLTPKPSVVYSALGTTRAQAGGIANQWKIDHDLNIELAKSSKAAGVSTFVFISSAGTRSLLSSSSPYAKMKNGVEDAIKELDFEQAVILKPGMILGHREASRTVEGIAQGAVNGLGHLSAGIRDTLGQDADVIAKPAVRAAQLASEGKAPSKYWILGGSDIIKLGRTEWPGSQTPTETKTEAAA comes from the coding sequence ATGTCTTTGCCCTCTGCTGCCATCATCGGCTCAACCGGCCTGGTCGGCTCAAACATCCTTTCAACGCTACTTGCCTCCGAAACCTACAACCCTGTGCATACCATCACTCGACGCGCTCCTAAGGCGACATCACCTCATCTCAATGCGATAGTCGATGCCGATACTGCCAAATGGGCAGAGCTTCTCACAGGGCTCACGCCCAAGCCATCTGTAGTTTATTCTGCACTGGGTACCACTCGCGCTCAGGCAGGCGGGATCGCCAATCAGTGGAAGATCGACCATGACCTCAATATCGAACTCGCAAAGTCATCCAAGGCTGCAGGTGTCTCAACCTTCGTTTTTATTTCCAGCGCTGGAACACGGTCCCTCCTCTCCTCGTCTTCGCCTTACGCAAAAATGAAGAACGGAGTTGAAGACGCAATCAAGGAACTCGACTTTGAGCAAGCCGTGATTCTCAAGCCCGGCATGATCCTCGGTCACAGAGAGGCCAGCCGCACAGTGGAGGGTATTGCCCAAGGGGCAGTCAACGGCCTTGGCCATCTCAGCGCTGGTATCAGAGATACTCTTGGTCAGGATGCTGATGTCATTGCGAAGCCGGCCGTGAGGGCTGCGCAGTTGGCCAGCGAGGGAAAGGCACCGAGCAAATACTGGATCCTTGGTGGAAGCGACATTATCAAGTTGGGAAGGACTGAGTGGCCGGGTAGTCAGACTCCCACGGAGACGAAGACCGAGGCTGCTGCGTAG